In one window of Synchiropus splendidus isolate RoL2022-P1 chromosome 15, RoL_Sspl_1.0, whole genome shotgun sequence DNA:
- the LOC128746641 gene encoding metalloreductase STEAP4-like, which translates to MCHSLAVHYSGERSHAAEGEAGGESADMQPESVSLEAQRAAPERELLCILGTGDLGRSLGLRLLHSGYRVVYGSRRPRSCGPLPAGAQVRDHASAAKSAAMVFVCVHREHYQLLETLAPVLDGKVLVDLSNNPRKRMYPEPNAVYLQRLVPRATVVKGLNTLSAWALQNGLLAGKQVYLCGDSSVAKQAVGEMATKLGLSVQDRGSLSAAGELEDFPLRLFPEWRLPLMVALGLTAFFYFYLLIRDVIYAYVEKGNDISYRIMVSLANKVFPIVSLVMLSLCYLPGVIAAFLQLYRGTKYSRFPDWLDRWMLCRKQMGLLALAYAFLHAIYTFVIPIRYAVRHKLISLVVDEMKKNKTTPFDFDQTEAWATDSFYVLGILGLFLYVLLGLTSLPSVGATLSWREFSFVQSKLGHLTLLICTAHGYVYGWNKFLRTSTYKWYTPPGYMLCLVVPSVVLVLKFLILLPCVDRTLARIRQGWERNPPPVGKDDARATSL; encoded by the exons ATGTGTCACTCCTTGGCTGTGCACTACAGCGGGGAGCGATCACATGCTGCCGAGGGAGAGGCCG GTGGTGAATCTGCAGACATGCAGCCAGAGAGTGTGTCGCTGGAAGCTCAGCGTGCAGCGCCTGAGCGGGAGCTGCTGTGCATCCTTGGGACAGGAGACTTGGGCCGCTCGCTTGGCCTGCGCCTGCTGCACTCTGGGTACAGGGTGGTGTACGGCAGCCGCAGACCTCGCAGCTGTGGCCCTCTGCCGGCTGGGGCCCAG GTGAGGGACCATGCGTCGGCAGCCAAGTCCGCCGCTATGGTTTTCGTTTGTGTTCACAGAGAACATTACCAGCTCCTGGAGACTCTGGCGCCAGTCCTGGATGGGAAG GTGTTGGTGGATCTCAGTAATAACCCAAGAAAAAGAATGTATCCAGAGCCGAATGCTGTCTACCTTCAAAG ACTGGTCCCCAGAGCCACCGTGGTGAAAGGCCTGAACACGCTGTCGGCCTGGGCTCTGCAGAACGGTCTTCTGGCAGGCAAacag GTTTATCTTTGCGGCGACAGCTCAGTAGCAAAGCAGGCTGTCGGTGAGATGGCCACGAAGCTGGGCCTGTCTGTGCAAGACCGAGGCTCCTTATCTGCTGCCGGGGAACTTGAGGACTTTCCCCTTCGACTGTTCCCCGAGTGGAGGCTGCCGCTGATGGTAGCCCTCGGCCTCACTGCCTTTTTCTACTTCTATCTGCTGATCCGAGACGTCATTTACGCTTACGTTGAAAAGGGGAACGACATCTCCTACAGAATCATGGTGTCACTGGCCAACAAG GTGTTCCCCATCGTGTCTCTGGTGATGTTGTCTCTGTGCTACCTGCCTGGTGTTATCGCTGCCTTCCTTCAACTGTACAGAGGAACAAAGTACAG TCGCTTCCCTGATTGGCTGGACCGGTGGATGCTGTGCAGGAAGCAGATGGGTCTGCTGGCGTTGGCGTACGCGTTCCTTCATGCCATCTACACCTTCGTCATTCCCATCCGCTACGCTGTCAGACACAAGCTCATCTCACTGGTGGTGGACGAG ATGAAGAAGAACAAAACCACACCATTTGACTTTGATCAGACGGAAGCGTGGGCCACCGACTCCTTCTATGTTCTGGGTATCCTGGGCCTCTTCCTCTACGTGCTGCTGGGCCTCACGTCCCTGCCCTCGGTGGGCGCCACgctcagctggagagagttCAGCTTTGTCCAG TCCAAGCTGGGCCACTTGACGCTCCTGATCTGCACTGCACACGGCTACGTGTACGGCTGGAACAAGTTCCTCCGCACGTCTACCTACAAGTGGTACACTCCCCCGGGGTACATGCTGTGTTTGGTGGTTCCCTCTGTGGTTCTGGTGCTCAAGTTTCTGATCCTCCTCCCGTGTGTGGACCGAACCCTGGCCAGGATCCGACAGGGCTGGGAAAGGAACCCGCCCCCAGTAGGGAAGGACGACGCCAGAGCAACCAGCTTGTGA